tttagtttaaataatttaaaaacaaaatcaaaagaaattaatttgAATTTAATTCTTAATAATGTCTTCTGATTATTTTTGAACAGATCGTGGCTGCAAAAAGGCCATGGCAAGTTATGGCAGAGTCTACAAGATGTGACGTGGGACCGATGGTAACAATGTCAAGGTCTGATTTAGGTCTAAACACTTTCTTGGGTTATACGCTACCGCATCACGTGCTTAGAAATGTTCAAGTGTTACCttaattttgacattttttattcttttcagAAATGGTAAACAAATCAAGCCCGTTGACCAgagattaaaaaatcattttcaagaTTCAGGAACCACATTTAGAAATCCAATCACCATTGATTCTCCTTCACCACCAATTATACCAAATTCTTCACTCGGTTTCCCGCGCTTCATGCATGTAATAATGCAGTTTATTATATGTTTCTATCAGTTTGGTTGATCAGTTTTAGCTTCATTCTCAACCTCCTTTGTTTTTAGCATGAACAGAAGGAGGGGTTTAATCCTGAAAGCATGCCACAGAGGAGCAGTGCTAATAGTTCCTCAAACAGAAAACCCTTCTACAGTTTCTTGCCAGCAAATGAGCAGAGTATTGACGATCAAGATCTTTCTATTAGCTTGAGAACCGAGAGATATGACACAGTCACTGATCACGGCATTGATCTTCGCCTTAAGTTATAAGCAGTTGGTCTtttaagcaatttttttttaaacttcgAATCTTTATATCAGTTTGTTGTTTTTGGGACTTTAAACACATATCAGCCAAATATTTGGCTTTGTATttgctttttttctttaatagaCACACATAATGCAAGTGAAAGAATCTACATAACcttaaattcatttttttttgtctaaacaGAGTTTCATAGAACTTAAGAGGTACAAAAACGCGTATTCAGATACCTTACTTGCATGAAAAGCAATCGATGTGTATTTGCATTCGATGTATTTGATACTTTGAAGCATTAGGTATTTATTGGAGTGTTTCTTGTCCCTATCAAATATTAAACTCTGAGAACAAAGTTGGCCTTGTTCTGCTATTGGAGTGTTCCCTTAGTGACAAGGATTAAAGCGAATGATTTGCTAAATTTCCGCAAACGTCGATAGATATTCATATCAACAAAGTCTGAAACATTATTCTATATATCTCGGAATGTTTAACACGAAAGAGCTCGTAAAAATACAACGCAGACGGAA
The Raphanus sativus cultivar WK10039 chromosome 1, ASM80110v3, whole genome shotgun sequence DNA segment above includes these coding regions:
- the LOC108859011 gene encoding protein SPEAR4 encodes the protein MCSKTTIGNYGDDYTGPCPKKQKSNNNGKRRVPRRGPGVAELEKIRLEEQHTPLPPHPPQTERPPSVVLPSSTVRAGPVYPFPSYFTAGSFPSDLIPPAPVFQRNHDSCLHYLPPMNLPNPGFYQFIDHPPNPTSSHNHEKIVAAKRPWQVMAESTRCDVGPMVTMSRNGKQIKPVDQRLKNHFQDSGTTFRNPITIDSPSPPIIPNSSLGFPRFMHHEQKEGFNPESMPQRSSANSSSNRKPFYSFLPANEQSIDDQDLSISLRTERYDTVTDHGIDLRLKL